Proteins encoded within one genomic window of Actinoplanes octamycinicus:
- a CDS encoding phosphotransferase enzyme family protein — protein sequence MPEDDIVRTALREQWHLAPSEITELPRAVMSRGWEVTAGPDRYVARLAETAARLPVEAGLAAAVHLRGVRIEAGEPVRTLSGALTVETPHGALAVLRRVPGRHLDGADPVDQQWWGERLGAVHRALEGFRHPGLKPWQPLDPEAAHLDAEPWLRGAVAAAVTAATRLTVTDRLTYGVLHGDPAPEAFVLDASTGRSGLLHCGACGTGPLVYDVAAAVIYAGGPERAAELLDGYRAAGPVAADELEVALPVLLRLRWAVLAERSARRPCPTGLAAAREALESMPG from the coding sequence CCACGGGCGGTGATGTCCCGCGGCTGGGAGGTCACCGCCGGGCCGGACCGCTACGTGGCCCGGCTGGCCGAGACCGCCGCCCGGCTGCCGGTCGAGGCCGGCCTGGCCGCCGCCGTCCACCTGCGCGGCGTGCGGATCGAGGCCGGTGAGCCGGTCCGCACCCTGAGCGGCGCGCTCACCGTGGAGACCCCGCACGGCGCGCTTGCCGTGTTGCGCCGGGTACCCGGCCGGCACCTGGACGGTGCCGACCCGGTCGACCAGCAGTGGTGGGGCGAACGGCTGGGCGCCGTGCACCGGGCCCTGGAGGGCTTCCGGCATCCCGGGCTGAAGCCCTGGCAGCCGCTCGACCCGGAGGCCGCGCACCTGGACGCCGAGCCCTGGCTGCGCGGGGCGGTCGCGGCGGCGGTCACCGCGGCGACCCGGCTCACGGTGACCGACCGGCTGACCTACGGGGTGCTGCACGGCGACCCGGCCCCGGAGGCGTTCGTGCTGGACGCCTCGACCGGGCGGTCCGGCCTGCTGCACTGCGGCGCGTGCGGGACCGGCCCGCTGGTCTACGACGTGGCCGCCGCGGTGATCTACGCCGGTGGCCCGGAGCGGGCCGCCGAGCTGCTCGACGGCTACCGCGCGGCTGGCCCGGTGGCGGCCGACGAGCTGGAGGTCGCGCTGCCGGTGCTGCTGCGGCTGCGCTGGGCGGTGCTGGCCGAGCGGTCGGCGCGCCGGCCCTGCCCGACCGGGCTGGCGGCGGCGCGGGAGGCCCTGGAGTCCATGCCCGGATG